Below is a genomic region from Hypomesus transpacificus isolate Combined female chromosome 1, fHypTra1, whole genome shotgun sequence.
CTGGCATTTATTACATCCAATTTACCCCCCGCCGCCCCTCCTACTTCAAACTAATGTCTGCACGCCTTCAGTACCACTACCACATACTAAATTGTCATCCCTTACCTGGGCTATCCAGTATCTTCCTGTTTAGAACAGCCCCGCTGACTCAGACATGATCACGGCGACTCCCCAGGGGGCAGGGAGTCATAGTAACTACAGGCAGGTGGGACAataattcatgttgtttttcagaCGGGAAACTTTCTTCCCAACCCCATCTCTAACCTGTTGCTAAAGGATTTCAACGGATAGGAGCAGGAATGAGAAGTCGTGTTGCGAAGAAAAAGGGTCTCTTTGGTAAAGTTCTAAGTGTCAGGAGTTTTTCATTGCACATGGTGTAATCTGAACATCTCATTTTTCATATGACATTTCAATCATATAATAGATTATCAGCCAAGTTGCAAGGTCTGGCTGTTTTCTTGACTGTGAATGGATTCTCATATTGGCTGTCCTAGAGCTTGTGTGAGCCACCAATCTCAGAGGCCAATGCATAATCCATGGGGTTCATGAAACATAGATGACAGTGCCCATGACGACTCCAATCCGAAAGAAACGTATCAATATGGAAGTAGAGATTTACAGTAAAGTGGAAAAGCCTTGCAAAACACGACCTGCCCCTTTGTAATACAAGCCACAAGAGGGGTGACATCTTATGATTAGAAACAGAGAGCGAACCAATGAAGTGCAGGCTCATCCTTACTAACATTTAATCAATACACAAGGAGTGGAAGGAATAGTCAATGCTGCATAGCTGCCTACCTGCTCAAATACACTTTCAAAGGAGAATGCTCCACatatagctctctctctcggaAGATTTTGACTTGAGGTGATTGGGGAGAGTCCCTTTACTTTTGGGGGGCCTAAGCATCTGACATTGGTCTAATTGAGTGAAAAGCAAAGGGTGGTGGTAGGTTTGGAAACTTTAGATTAGGCAGCTTTCATACTGCTTGAGACTGTATAAATATATTATCACAAGGACCATCAAGTCCACAAATGCAAATCAGAAAAACCGAATCTCGCTTTCAAAATAATTTGTTTGCGTGACAGGGCCTTAATTGCCCACGGGGTGGTGGTACGAAGACGTAGCCTATACTAATTCCGAACTCAATTAGATTTTTTAGAAGAAATGTAATCAGCAAACATGACAAGACGATTTTAAGTGAGATATGGTCAACAGAATAGGAATATTCTAACAGACAGGTCCATGCAGATTTAGACTGAATAAGACAGGTCTTAAAATGAAGTCATATTACCGCTGCCTCACAGAAGAATCCACAACAACCATTGGTTGGAATTAAACAAGACAATTAATGACCATCACGAgcgcattaaagaacagccaaATGAATCACGCGCAGTGAGGGAGAGGATAAAACAAAAGAGTATAATCCCTCCGCTGCTAACGGTGTCACTCAAGGATTAGCGTGCTAAGGAAAAATAACACGCTAAGTACTATGCGGCTAAATGAAATGACCTACGAAATGGACTGGAGTACCTCGGACATGGacgaaaatacaaaatacaaattaaGGTGATTTGGTTAGAGAAGTCTTCAAGTTGCAGCAGGTTTTAGTGGGCTAGAACAGTCGACAGTGGGGACTAACTCCCGTGTTTAACTTCATTGCCAAGTGATGCCATCAAATGATGAGCTGTAACACAGACAACCGTGAGACTATCAGGTCCAGCAGTCGCGGGCTGAAGTGAAAATTGTGGGTCGTCATTAAATAGTTGTGCAATAGGTTGTGCGTTTGGGTAGTCATTTGCAATGGGACACATGACAGAAAAGACTTCGTGGACAGCTAGTGTAATTTCCACAGTTTAAATCATTCCGCGTAGTTCACCCGTTCACCAACACAATAATCTGTACGTAAACGCTTAAATGTTTTACCTGTATGTCCAGACGCAAAGCATCCAGAGTATAATCCGAGAAAAGATTttaccaacaaacaaaaaaactgttGTAGCCCACTTCACTTCAACTGCCAAGTACGTCCGATGAAATCCACGGTTAGTGATATGATCCACGCAATAAACGTCCTCAGAGGAAGTTTGCGTGAAGCAAGCGCTTTAATCCCTTTCGGAAATATTGTCAACAAACGGCGATTGGAGAGGGGATCCTGACTTCAGCACCTTGGTAGAAGTGGACAGCTCCGGTAGCACGGGTCTAACCTCTTCTGTCTCGGGTCTTCTCTGCCACTGAGGCGCGAGCCACCAGCTCCAACCAAACTCACCTACTGGCTGCGTCCCCGATCGGATTTACATACAATCACAGGATGAACCAATCAAAAGCCTGCAGAGGGCAGCCGTAGTGAGAGAGTGGATAGAAGCGATGTGGATTGTCTGATGCCACACGTGCATTGCCCTTGACTGAAACGAACAGGGTTGCCATGTCAAACCTCGAGTTTCCCTCGAAAAAAATTGGTCATACAGTATCACACCGACTACAGACGTCGTGAAAGCGTATAGACTGTTAGCTGAGCAGGGAGAATGACaaacatgtttaaaaaaatatacataaaatGTGAACGTTTTAATAGACTACATTTGTTGTAGTCTAGTTCATCACAACAGCCATGACTAACAGGAATCTGTTTTGATCAGAAAATCTCAACTGGAATCTACTCTAAGTGCATGGGCGTGCTTGTAAATCACCCAGGCATGACACCAGACCTCATAGTTAGACAACACAAAAACATATATGACATTCAAAATGAAAATGATAAATCCTTAATCATAAATCGGAGATTCACATTCAAGCTATGGGTTGTGTGGTTTGGGTTTGAGTGTCACATATGCATTACCATGATGAAACATGTTGCGTATGGATATTCATCTCGGCCATATGTCAAGCCAGTGTGTGTCTGCTACTGTCACATTAAGTTAAAGTATGATTTATAGGGGATACTAGAGGAACAACTCTATTTGCATTCTCCCTCAGTGGGTTGCCACATCTGTGCTTAGACGACTATGGATGTGACACGGCTATCGCTTAAAACTGCACTGATTCATCACATTGACGATGGTATAGTCTTGCATGTGAATAGGacctgaaggaggaggaagaggacagtaAGAGATGTATCTTTGTAATCCATTGTGGGTCTTGAGAGACCAGTGCGCGtctctttgagtgtgtgtgcttgcattggtgtacgtgtgtgaatgtgtgagtgcatgcttTTGTGTGGGtacatttgcatgtgtgtgtgtgtgtgtgtgtgtgtgctccctggAAGGGTGTCGTGTGGAGATCCTAACAGACTATGACACATGCTACGGGAAACATCACTGGCACAGGCCACATGTGACATGTGACTAGTTTCACAATCCATTATACATTAAAGTGTCTGGAGCCGGGCTGTGGAGCCGGACCGCGGAGCCAGTGTCAGCTGCACTCACTCACCCTCCTGCTCCCTGGGGCCAAGGCACCCTCCTGCTCCCTGGGGCCAAGGCACCCTCCTGCTCCCTGGGGCCAAGGCACCCTCCTGCTCCCTGGGGCCAAGGCACCCTCCTGCTCCCTGGGGCCAAGGCACCCTCCTGCTCCCTGGGGCCAAGGCACCCTCCTGCTCCCTGGGGCCAAGGCATCCCTGCTGCTTCTGCTCCTGGCTCGATGGAGGCTCTGTCGTCTCTGCAGGACGGCGTCCATCTTGACCGCTTGAAGACAGCCTCCGCTTAGGATGGGGCCCTTTAATCCCTCCGTGTGAGTAACCACATGCGGTTGGGCCTCAACCACAGTGgttcctcagggaccccctgtcctgcatgttttagatgttgtccctgctccaacacacctgattcaaatgaatgggtcgttatccagctctgcagtagcctgcttatgaccattcatttgaatcaggtgtgttggagcagagaaacatctcaaacatgcaggacaggtgttccctgaggaccagggttgggaagcACTGCTCCATCACACAGACAGAGCCAATGCCTTCCACAGGCCGTGTGTGTCGGCTATCACACAGACCGTTGTGTGACTAAAGCGCCTCCAAGAACGTTTCAGGAAATCATCAATAACTCAAATAAAACCACATCAATAACACCAACAGGGCCTAGCCCAGTGCACAGCAGACTTCAGCCAAGCCTAATGGAAGTCCTAGCAGCAACTTGGCAGTGGTTTGGTACCTTGAGACACCTCTGAAGTTTGTTAGAGTTGAAGAAACCCCCTTTCTCTGGAAGCCCAGTCCCTCGAAACCAAGTTTaaagggggagggaaaaaaTCCTTACTCGGTTAAGATAAATAGTGGTCCAGTCTCACAGCACAGCCCCTGTCTAGCCTGCCCACTCATCTCAGCTGGCAGTAGCATTGCCCTTAAGCTCTGACAGCGTGAAAGAGGAAAAGTACGACTTATATTAGTTGGGTCCGTTAAGCTCCTTCCAGCTGTGTACCCACCCTGGCAGCaaagaaaaaagacaaaacaCACGAGCACAAAGAAGGCCCACATATGGACCAGGGTGATCATTTTGATGTGTGTGCAAACTTGATCAAAGCTTTTTCCACAATCGCTCTGATGTTGAAATGCAACAGGATTTAGACACCCACACACGAAGGAGAGCTAATTACTCTGTCATCAGTAACAGAGaggcaacacacaacacacaacacacacaacagaatacaaacacaaatgtgcaaacacacacagagtctcaCATTcatgccacgcacacacacgcgcgcatatactgtacacaaacTGTACTGTAGGATGTCTGTTAAATGCTTTGCTTGTGGGGGAGTTTCAGGTTGTATTATGTTTAATTAAGATATAAACAACAATGTCTCATCCAAATGGTAATTAAAGTTATAGCGTGATGAACAGCTTCCTTTCCACGTAGGATGTACTGTACTCAGTATCTTCCCCATGGGATACAGTGAGCCTTATCAGAACTGAAACATCCGTTTGAAACCAGGCTGTTTGTTCAGAACCATCATctgttttctcctttcctcGTTCCTGCGTTCTCCGAGTACCACCGCAGACCTGAAGATTGTTCTGGGCTTGATTCAACAACGTGATTGATTAACCTTATCTGTTTCATTGATCGGGTGATAGTTTCGCTGTGCTACTTTTGGACTCTTGAAACGCTGCAAAGCCTCTTTTGGGGCTGGGTGTTGCAGTCAGGAGAGATTCATCCTCAATTCTACATAACATAATCATAAAACTGTCATCCTCTCGTCACACGAGGGACGCTAAAGCAAAAGACAGAATACGACATAAGATAGGCTCGCTGAATTTGCTGTGTTAGATGACAAGGCATTTTTGTTCGCCTGGGAACACAACAAGAGAAAGTGACACAGGCTCGTCTTGCTGACGGGGTAAGTGCAGGCAATTTAGCACCTGTCCACAGGTACTGAACACTGTGAGGAACCATGCGGGCCTCTCATACGTTCTGACACACTCTCTGACTGAAAGGTTATCGTGAAAAAACGAGCAGTCATCGAAGAGGTTTAGTAACTGAAaagttaaaaaaacaaaaacaaaaaaaacaatataaagcttaaaaaaaacaattccgcAAGTTGCATAACAGTTCCTGTCATCACATTCACATCGAATATACTGTACGCCACCTAATATTTATCCACAGCATGGATATTAAAAGTGTCGTAGTCAGCATAATAAGTGGGCTACATTTTTCACTCAGATTATCTCAGATACGCTCTGATTTACAGTAATTAACGGAGACCCCCACAGTGAGGCATAACAATAAcactctctttttttatttttttattatctcACCCCAAAAAAACTGCCTCCTGTTCTTTAAAGCTGGACCAATTTCAAGTTTCCAATGGGACCAtactcctcccactcctctttGATTGTTTCTTCACAGCCTTGGAGGCACAAGGCCTCAACAAGCACCCACTTACACCTCCGAGACGACTCCCGACCCACCTCCAATCTCTCTCTAATCACATTTTACTCACCTACAAACCCTTCCTCTTCAGAGACCTGCGGGCCCTCAGACAGGAGCCCCTCAGAGGCCCTCACCTCCTCTGCGTCTTGCTTCTCCCCTCCCATCATTGTCTTACCCCAGGCGAGACGCTGTTATCCCACGTCAGCGATGAGCGATATCCTCCTGTCTGTTGTCTCTCGTTGAGGACCTGTCATCCTacctcccccgcccctccagTAAACTTGGCTCTGTGACACCAGCTCTCATGTCGACGACGGGGTGTTCACTTTGTTCTCTTGAAGCTCTGGTATGTTGCCTTTGCTCTTTGAAGCACCTGACCTACAATCTTCTGCTGTTAGATCTGTATGTTCGGATGAATCACTTAGAGATTTATACATTTAATGCATAgatgcatatatatattttttgaaaatgtacCATGTGTAATCTTTGTGACTGACCAATCCACTTACTCTAGTCCTGTAGTGCCATCTAGTGTCCAATGAGAGGAAGTGaagcatcaacagaacagtttcTACCTGGGGTCTCGAACCCTCATGGTGTTCAGTCACCATCAGGGTCACCACTACTGATGAGCCCAGCTTTGGACTCACACTTACACAAGTATTCATTGAATTTGAATATAACCGTGCTCTAAATATTAAAATGAGAGAGGGGTTGTGTTTTAAAATCTGTGGTTGGACCTCGCCAAAGCTCTGATTACGGCTCTGCGTGTAGAGAAGGTTTTCACTGTAAATGAACTTTGGTGTtggaagtgtgtgcgtgtgtgtgtgtgcgtgtctgtgtgcgtgtgtgtggatgggaggggggggggggtagtgatagttgtttgtttttataaaaAGTCGTTCGATATTTGGAGGTGCCGAAACTTGACAGATCTTCTGAAAATATGAAGGTACCATTTCGTTACAAGAATGATATTTAATAGCTTACGGCACACTGTCAGTAAACGTTTCAGAGTTTGGTTTGGCTATTTTGCCCTTTTGATTTGAATATGTATCCTTAGGTGTTCAATTTTCCCATAGAGCAGCGTGAGCGATCAGCGTGAAATAATCTTATTTTGATGTGTTTGACTGAGTGGAAGCCTCAGGCAAAATTCAGTTTTGATGACATTTAAATGTGCGCTAAAGTAGGATATTCTAAGTTGCTATACACTGTGATTTTTATCTTCTCCCACAAAGACTGCATGAATGTCATGTTGCGTTTCTAGGTCCCAGTACTTTTGAAAGCGACGTTTAAAAACCATGTATGACATTTGAAAGTCtattatgtctctctctcctctttttcgcctctctctctctctctctctctctctctctctttctttcttttcttctctctgacacacagtctctctgcaTAAGCTTGAGTAGTTGTGTTTGCTGGGTCACTCATCACCATTGCTCGGTGCGAACACAAGGGGAAATCATGTCAGCGCATCGGGTCATCGTTTACGGCGGAAAGGGAGCATTAGGTTCTGCATGTGTTCATCATTTCAAATCTAAAGGATGGGTAAGAAATGATTGTGATTGTTGTGAAAATGTTGCCGGTTTGTATTTCAGTATAAGCCTAGCACCATTTATTTCGCAATAGCCACTTGTTGATACACCCTACCCGAGCAGAATGTTCGTCATGATAAAGAGGCAACCAGTAGGGCTATTCATTTGACTGCAGCGTTCGTAAAACTTTAAAACTTCAATTATTAAAGACAAGCTTACACGTAATTTGTAAATGCATTCGAACCCGTCATGATGAACATTTGCATTGATTTTCATATAATTCACTGATTGATTCTCACGTTTTTATCAACAGTGGGTAGGCAGCATCGACATAGTGGCGAATGAGGAAGCGGACGCCAACGTGTTGGTGAAGTTGTGCGAGTCCTTTACACAACAAGCTGGACAGGTATAGTGGTGGACATAGTTTATAGTTGGAGATGACAACTGGGTCGGCTTCTACGGTGACAAGTGGTATAATGACCGGTGGCTGGCTTACAATGAAACAGCTCACTTTATCTGTCTAGTTGCACATAGCCAGCAGAAACCACGACACTTTTATGATGCTTCTGTTCATCTTTAGACTGACTACATCGGAGCAGCTTTTTGGCGATGTTATGCTATTTATTATACAACGGTTTATAGTCAGAAAGCTAGCTTTTTAGCTAGGCTTACCGACGCTGCCAGACGGATGATGATTAAGTCCTATCTTTCTCTCGCAGGTGACAACAGATGTGTCCCAGTTGCTAGGGGAACAGAAAGTGGATGCCATcttgtgtgtggcggggggatGGGCGGGAGGAAATTGCAACTCGAAAGGTCAGAGTTCAACAACAACACTGACGCGATATCATCAACTAATTTTGAATCCGCTAATGTATCAATGTGAGACATTAACCGCACAAAGCCTGTCATCGGCCGTTCATCGACCTGTTCAGGAGAAAACCCTTCAAGTCATTATAAACGAACAGTGAACAACATTTGCTCCGAACAAAACCTCAATTTAAAATCATGCTGAATATGTCTACTTCAGATTTGTACAAAAACACAGATATGATGTGGAAACAGAGTGTTTGGACCTCCACCATCTCCAGCCACTTGGCCTCCATTCATCTGAAAGCTGGAGGACTGTTGACCTTGTCTGGGGCCAAAGCTAGTCTTGCTGGCACTGCTGGTAAGACCATCTTACTTTTATCCAGGAACATGTTATGATGCATTACCCTTTTTGACACCAGACTATTTCATTCAGACTTTAATAGTGAAGGGACTTTGGTGCAGCCTAAACATATAAGCAGCCAAAACAAACAGCAGTTTACGTAATCTGGGCCTTTCAGAAGCATAGCTGCAGTTCAGAAACACCAAATGTAAATTAGGAGAGTAGATAGGATAGTATGAATCATTTGTGATTTAAATAAGTTTGTTTAAGTCATACCGTAACTCCCTTGAGGATCACAATACCCTAAACAATGTAAGCTAGTATCTGGTACCATCAAATATAATTACACCAGAGCCTTCTCTCTATAACACTCTGAACccgatggctgtgtgtgttgcccaTGTGACCCTGATCCTGACAACAATTCCAATCCTGATGCCGTCCGCACAATCCTCccgttctgattggctaaggGACTGGGAGGGGAATGACTCAGCATTTCTGGTCTACATGTGGTCCTGGTTAGGAGCTGCAGTTCTGGTGCTCTGTGGAGAGGATGATTACCTCAATATACCAGGCCAGATATTGTATGACTACACCCCCCAGGGTTTAAGAGGTTTAATGGTCTCAAGTGGCTTTTTTTTCCTGTTTTGGAAGTTTTAGGATAAGAAGATATGTTGATTTCCATTATTAAGTTTTGTATTAGTTCACTTCTAAAGGAAATAACACATCTCTGAAaataacacaaatacacattgtGTCAACTCATTTCAGGGAACACCGACTGTGAACAGAGAGACATTAAGAGGCGAAACTTTAAACTGTATATTTGTTATATCTGTACACATGTCAGCAAGCTTTAAtcaaacaagcacacaaaagCCTGTTTGCTTTGCTGGGGCCCCCCTTGAACAAAGTGTGCCATCTGTGAGGATGACGGGTGATACGGGTTAACAGTGCCTATTATCTCAGCCACAAGCAAACCACTGGTCGCTAGAGATCACATGGTAACCTACATTGTGGACATTCCATAGTGGGCTTAAAAAGCGTAATCAGTTAAGTTAAGTACCACGTGAACGCCCGACCATGACCTCAAAGTTTGACCGTTGACCCTGGATTCTGATGTCTAGTTTGACCTGTTAACAACCTTGTTGGAAGGGATCCAGTGTGCCTTCACTCAGGTTGAAATCACATCTGTGTTAATGGACTCCAATGATCCGAGTTTCCCCTAACTGTGCTAACGGGGTGCTTCTGCTTTCTGGTCTAAGTGACTGTAAACTCacaaaaatgatgttgtgtccttgggcaaggcacttcaccctacttgtctcggggggaatgtccctgtacttactgtaagtcgctctggataagagcgtctgctaaatgactaaatgtaaatgtaatgtaaacgaACAGAGCTGTCCAGCTCCTCagacatgtgtctgtgtttcccatTAGCAAATTAGTTccacttctctcttccctcctggaGGGAAAACAACAGCTTCCAGACACGTCTGTTCATCCTGCCCTCTCATTGGTTCCTTCCTCTAAGGTAGTCTGGGTATGCTGGCCATGTATTGAGGGGTAGAGAGCTGGTACAATCTCATAAGGCACAGTTTAAGTGAAAAAGGCTGAAATATTGATTCCAGATGCTCTAGCAACAAACACTGATGTAAGCGATCAGACTGTTATACATACCTCAGAAGCAAACCCCCTCTACAAATGTATCATGAATTGGCGCATTAAAATATCTATACCTACGTCAATCTTTTTCTTTTATCttaattttctctttctctctgtctttctctgttctcactgtctctcaatgtctctttctaactctctctttatgtcccccctgctctctctgtctctctctctccctctctcgttcttgtcctctttctctccttctgtctctctctctctccctctctcggtcttgtcctctctctctccttttctctctctctctccctctcatcgcctgtccttccccccccccccccctctctaatCCAGGTATGGTGGGTTATGGGATGGCGAAGGCAGCAGTCCATCAGCTATGTCAGAGCCTGGCAGGGGAGGACAGTGGTCTACCCTCTGGAGCGGTTGCCGTGGCCACCCTCCCGTGAGTCACTCCCCATGTTTTCAACCATGTCTCTAACAATGACTACATCTCCCATGTCCCCCATAGGAGCAGGCATTAATGACTACCTCTCCCATGTCCCCCTATAGGAGGAGGTATTAATGACTACATCTCCCATGTCCCCCTATAGGAGCAGGCATTAATGACTACATCTCCCGTGTACTCTACCGGGGCTGACATGAATCAGattctctctgccttcctccaCTGTGCATTAGATGACATATCTATCAAGATCCGCTCCACACAATACTGTCCACCTGGGTGGTTTTCCTGTGAGAGAGCAGCCGTTCTTAGTCAGCATCTGTTGATTAGCTTACTGGATGGGCTCTCTGCCAgaaaagtacaaatactttgttactatTCTAAGTAGATTCTTCTGGTATCAGTTCTttacttcactatttatttttctgaaaACTTTTTACGTTCACTCCCAAAAAATGTAAGTAAAATACCTGTACTTTCTACTTATTACATTTTTAAAACTTTAGTTTTattctgtatttggtggcatgatcataTTATTTCTTGTCATTGCGCGTCTTTCCTGGCTATCATGCACAATAAACATAAGCTAGTCTACAAAGTTACCATGGGGCTAGGcagaaggtaaaaaaaaaaatatttgtgaattattattatttttaactagttttgaaaggttgaaaagaaAATCAAACAAGTTTCAACaaaagagttttgaaaaaaacTATAAACTTTTGTGTCATGATGTGTggtaaaaaagtaaaaaaaccgTCTGGTCTCAAGTCAGATCTAACAGGTTGGTCTCAAGTCAGATTTTTTCAACGTTTCAAAACCTTTTTggaccttttttttcttcttcaacctTTCAGAACTGGTCTCAGGTCAGACCTAAAAGGCTGGTCTAacaggctggtctcaggtcagatctaACAGAAAGAGTttccaaaataaaaatattttttacaaatattttcGAAAAAGGTTCGAATCGTTttttccaaaggttgaaaaaacaACATAATTGATGAGTACTCGATGAGGACTCTACTCTattgtcctctgctctgctttaatctACTAAGTGTAGTCAGCAccttaaacatgagtatctttacttctacttgactgaaggatgtgtgtacttttgccatctctggttCCTGCTTTCTGCTCTGTCATCATGAGAAGCCTGTTTGACACGTGAGGGTGTTTCTTTGTGGCTGATAAATTGTAAGGCTTCATCCTTGTGCATTCCACTCTTCATGAAGAAGAATTGAGGCCagagcttcctctctctctcccctctctttccctctctccccccctctttccctctctcccccttctcttaccttctctctcccctctcttaccctctctctcccctctcttaccctctctctcccctctctttccctctctctcccatctctttccctctctctcccatctctttccctctccccccactctcatTCTCTTGCTCTAgtgttctctcccctctctctctctctggccatcACATCTGTTTAGCATCAGCATCATGACTTGCGTTTCTGCTGCAACCCACAGGCATCATGGCAGACAGGCCTGAAACAAACTGTACATCTCCTCTGAACACTGAAATCATGCAAAGAAATGTGGATGCTATTAGAATACATGAATCTGCTACTTACTACACTGTATAACATACTAAGGTAGTATATAAGAAGCATTTTAATTTGGTAAATAAGATATACTGTTTTGGTAAAACAATTGCTGAGATAGTTGAGAAGGATCCATAAATATAAATAGCTGGTAGATGTGATGTACGATGTGGTATAGGTGTGTAGTTGTATATCGGGTTAGCTGCGTAGCTGAGCTGTGtagaggtgtgtttgtggtgtagaCAGAGAAGCAGTTCAGTATTAGCCAGAGGCTGTTCTCAGTCTTACCCCCAGAAGAAGGCCTCGGTACTGATTATCATCTCATTTCATTTGGCAGGGTTACCTTGGATACGCCAATGAACAGGAAGTTCATGTCTGACGCAGATTTCAGCTCCTGGACTCCTCTGGAATACATAGCAGAGTGAgtcttttatttattcatttgcaGGATTATTATCATTGTATTTCCAGAACTTTTCTTGTATTCCTACAAATCCTATAAATATTCTGTATTTTCTTCAACAATACCATTCTGAAAATGtagtataattatcataatCATTTGCCTGTTCATGGGAATTTCGATACGACTGCTGTATTATGTACAACAACATACAGTCCAAAGCCTGGATTTAAGAAGAGCAGAGAGATCAGAAGTGCCATATCTCACCACAAGGTGGCAGTAGTGGTTTCACAACGGTTACTAGGGGAGGATGAATCACAGTCCAATCACGTGACTAGCCTCGCTGTTGACATCATTGCCAAGAATAGAACCAAAGTACACGTAGAGACTTGTGTATTGTAATTACACAAACTGATGTGTTACTAATTGAAGCCTTTAATCTTGAGTGGTTTGAACAGCGCTCTCCTGTCTGTGTGAACTGTAGAAACAAAACTACCTGCTCTGATGCCTTTAGCAGAGATACGAGGGTTATGAAACGTTGTGTGGCGTCTAAAAGTTGCGTCTCCCAGCTTAGAGAGCTGCTGCTGAGTGTCCGGCCCCCAGCCTGGGGGGGATTAGACAGGATTGGACCCAGCCTCATAATCCCACAGGGTTTGGTCGATAGTAACTCCACAGATTAACTGTGGAGGCAGATGAGGGTCTGCGGACAGGGGCCCGGAGGGTCGGGGCAGTTAGCACCTCACCCCCTCTGTTAAGCTCTCATCTCCACCGCTGACGATAGAATCATTTTTCCATACATTTATCTCAACTGTTTTTCTTTCCCCCAGTAAGACACCGCTGGGAGGAGAATGTGGTGTTGTACGTACGGAATCAtatccttcctctccctgtcctcagtctctcctcttctcttcctttaTTTTGTTTCTAGAACTTTCTTCCTGTGGTCGACTGGCGTGGATCGCCCAGCGTCAGGCAGTCTGATGCAGCTGATCACCACCGGGGGCAGCACTGAGGCCGTCCCCAC
It encodes:
- the qdpra gene encoding quinoid dihydropteridine reductase a encodes the protein MKSLCISLSSCVCWVTHHHCSVRTQGEIMSAHRVIVYGGKGALGSACVHHFKSKGWWVGSIDIVANEEADANVLVKLCESFTQQAGQVTTDVSQLLGEQKVDAILCVAGGWAGGNCNSKDLYKNTDMMWKQSVWTSTISSHLASIHLKAGGLLTLSGAKASLAGTAGMVGYGMAKAAVHQLCQSLAGEDSGLPSGAVAVATLPVTLDTPMNRKFMSDADFSSWTPLEYIAETFFLWSTGVDRPASGSLMQLITTGGSTEAVPTQ